In the Glycine max cultivar Williams 82 chromosome 6, Glycine_max_v4.0, whole genome shotgun sequence genome, GCCGCGGGCCCACCTGAAAAAAAAACCAGAAAATGAATCCCAAGTTGCTAGTCAGCAGTAGAGGGAGACAACAAGACAAAACCAATGGACTAGGGTAATGATTTATCACTAGAGCAcagagaaaagaagaataacATATATGTGGtttgtaattataaataaaaaggaaaataaatgctTTTAGATTATATCCTTCTTGCTTTAGTTTAATTTCACTTTTCCccacataattataaaattgaaaattcttcaacttgttttttttttctatataaaattgTGATTAATAAGAAGAAGTAATTGTCAATTGGGATGAGTCAGGTGACAAGGTATTGCTTTATCTGAACTTTGGGGgaaataatatcataaacagAACTTGAAATTGAAGAAACGCATCAGCTGTAGTGTGTGAAGAAACtccctttttttaaaacaaaatgctCAGTCGTGACTGTTATTCCATTATATTAAATGTTTACTAGTCTTTTAAGCAAGTTCATTCACGGGGAATATTAAAAAGCTGTTGATGGTAAAGTTGGTTTTGGAAAAAAGGCAACTTAGGTCGAAATAGCTGAAATCTATGCTTCTTTTCATTCAAAAAAAGACAGTACAGATTTTACATGTCAGAatgatattcaattttttttaggaaagaagaatcaaaagtagaaaaaatgaattaactCAATGGTTTGAGAAAGGTAAATAATGTATGGGGTTTGATTTTCGGTGTGTGTAACTGTGGCCAATTTTTGGAGTATGGGTATCAAGGTATGGTATGGTGGGAGGGACtcacaaatcaaaataattgatcTATAAGAGTGTTTATTTTATGTCCTATTGAGTGTCGCTATGGTACAACTTTAGAAGCTTGGACGGTTTGCTCCCTGCGGACAGACAACCCAAAAGAAAATATGTTGGGTGGTAATAAACATTAAACAaaccatatatttttatttcacttcTTTAGGATAATAGCGAGCTACTTCGTTACAAAGAATCTCATAGCCGCTCTATTATTTTGTTGTTCCAACTCCAACCACtatcgcataaacatctcttttaATATTCTGGCCGTGTCCgtgttcattttcttttctcttttaatgGGTCCCTTGAAGCAATGCACAAAAATCACCGGTAGAAGgaaaatatctaaataattGGAAATTACCCGgagaaacaattttaaaatttaatcaagTGGATTATGTAACATACTTTTCCACATAACTGCATGTCAGTATTTCACcacttttcattaaataaatggtgtttctatattaattaagTGGATAAAACAGAAGTAAAGAACCCAGCAAATTTATTTATCGTGGGTAAACCAACAAAAACTACACAAAAGACTTATCTTATCACCGAATAACTGAAAGGAAAATGAGGAATTATACCCAAAATTTAAGGGATGAAAAGTATGGCAATTAGCAAAACATAAACTTTCAATATTTCAAGTGTAATATTGTTATATCATTATATACACACACGTTCATTTAGCCTACAAAAAAACTCTCGTaggaaattaatataattttgaagcGGGCGTTAAGGAAATGTAAATTGcatcaatcaaataaaattagtaaatacCATAAAAGGATGAGAAGAATGAatcaccttctcttctttttttttttataaaaaaaagcaaataacATTTGGCTACAGAATCTTTCCAAATTTATAGgagtctaatttatttattttttgatgtcAACCGCTacacaattttgaaattttgttaagaaaatatCACTAAGGTATAATTCATGCTCATTGATGGTGTCTGAAATTAAATAGTAAAGGATTGTGTGacataataattttgttatgtatttcatGCTTTGTTAaagtataaatatatacaaattgATCCTAATATTGAATTATACATATTGATTCTACAAATAAAACTCTTAAGATTAGGTCTAGactaaataaattgatttacatGATCGTAGATTAATAATACgggataatataataattgtacATAATTACACACAAATTTTGTTATCTTATCATGATCTCATTGATCATTAAATAGTTTCATTCCATTAATCTTGCAAATCAATTAGCAAAAAGTTGGTTTATCAAATTACACATGAAGTTCCCAAAATCAATCTTGCAAATCAATCACTTTTAGGATGTGTGAAAAACTCCCTTATTTTAACTAAGGATCTTCTTCAAAATGAAATTAGTTTTGACGCAAGAGAAATTTTTCTCATtggaaatttcaaaatattaagaaaaataactcAAGGATATTATAATCCATAATCATGCATTACCCAAAAAAAGTattcattaacaaaaaaatagtctATTATCATAAACAGTTTTGTTCTTATAAAAGATATCCCGATGGTTTGAgagaatataatatttataaatgacaTATGACATTATCATAAGATACTTTTGTTTATCAgataattatacaatttttttcctaacctagactacatatattttttttaaaaataattatgtttgaatCGTGTGAATATAACTCTCACTATTGTGAATGACAAAAGAGTCTCCCTCTCTGTATATATCTGAATACTATGAGCAACAATCATATATATGGccaattaaattaagaataacTGTATGTGAATTAATCTATGACCTAGTGGTGATAACTTTGTCATTTTAATGTTCtcaaaacatttttcttctttctatatATCAGAAGAGTGAGGATTGGTGAATGAGACAGtaaatatagttttaatttGGCGCCAATCCCATGGTTTAGTGATTGAATAAGATGTGGTATTCAAAATAGGAAACTTATTAAATATCTCAGAAATGGGATCAATTGCTATACAATAGtagaggaaaaatgaaaaataatatcctCCTCTATCCCCTAATAATTTCTATTATgccttttgcttttattttaatttgacggAGTGCACGCCAAATACCCTGTTTCCAGCGATCCTATGTGCTCTTCTTTCTGCATTCTCTTATGCATAGCGATGAATTCCTCAACCGCGCGGTTGAACTCGTCTTTACTCAACTGTTCCACGGACCGCAATTGCCCCTGCAACGGAGCCACCACCATCCGCCGCTCATAACGCTCCGACTGAACTCTCCGGTAGCACTTCTTCTCCGACACCGAAACCGTTTCAGTAACCGCCCTGACAGTTTCCTCAAATACCGGTGACGACGATGGATCAAAGTTAGTAGTGGTGATTTTTTTGTCGGAAGAATCAACGGTCCGAGATAGTTGGTCCTGCGATGCGGTTACGATGAGGCGAGACTTGTTGTGGTTGAGGAATTCGTGGTAGACGTCTTCGGAGGCACCAacgttgttgttgtgtttgttggAGAGTGCGAAGAGTAAGAGGATGATGGCGTTTAGGAGAAGAAATGCGTAGAAAGAGTTGCGGAAAAGTGGTATAAAAAAATGGTAGAGATGGGGGAATGTTTGGAGGGTGATATTGGGGAAGAAAGAGAATAAGTGGGAGAATAGCAAGATTACGGCAAAGAGTTTGAACAACTGAAAGATGCTTTCGAGGTTTCGTTTTCTTTGGAACCTTCTCATGGCATTGGCTTTGTCCGAGGAAGCCATATATTCAAACAGAATTGAAGCAATTCTGGGTTGCGAAACTGGCTATCTTCTCTAACTCCTTTATATAGCCAATGATACTCGTATAATATAATGTTAGTGGATTGTTCATTTGTTTCctaactaaataataaatattagggAGATGCCCCCACTAAAATGGACACGAAATGGAGATAAGAAAAATACTCtacttaaaaatagaaattaggTCTACAATTAATGGATTTCTcagatttttttaactaaaatcagaaatatattcatatttctatagaaaaaataataactaatcaacctaatattttaaaaaatatacttcaggttctttttattatattctctctctttattattttcataataaaaacttTAGATtcaacataaattatattaaaataattaatattaaatattttagtatatttttatattattctacTTGCATTGTGTAAAAcgatattttaagataaaaaaatcatataacttatatctttgttttgtgttatttttcttatcatgctcgataacatatttttaacaaattaaacaaaccctTGTTCTTACAaaagtctttttttaaaaaaaaacattttatagaAGTACATTTCTTACTTCACTTCTTGCTATATTTATATTTCGgatttgaaagaataaaaataaaacaagtaattTGAACTATTCATGAcaaaattaatagttaatatttaaCATATTCATAGTAGTTTGTGGTACATATGTACATAATATcaaggtttaaatatatatttttatctctataatttaatattttttatctttgttactacaaaatttattgtttgttttagttattgtaaaatgtattttttattttatatccttgaattattttaaatacattttttattcctgtaattttagtgtttttttatgtttgttactgtaaatttgttttcttgttttaatacttgtaaatgtgttttttcttttgtccttaaattactttaaatagtatttttttactgtttaaaGTATTATCTGAATTACTTTAAAGacgaaaaaaacatattttgtatgactataataaaaaaatatacaagaaCAAACATGAACAAAACGTTAaattacataaacaaaaaatgCATTTAAGCCTAATATCAATTAGTGTAGCTTAGTTGGTAACATACAATGAATTTgtggaaaaataatatttgtttgattCTCATATATACATCTTTGACACATATACATCTTTGACAAAAATCTTTAAATGTGATTAAATTCCATATTTAGGATTAATTTTATGACAAAATCAATGAATAGAAGTCTCACCAAAAAGTCAGAAACTCTAATTATGATGGTTAAACAATAATAGTATTATTGATTTTGTTCTTAATGACaaatattacttatattatCTAAATTAAATCGAGAAATCTATTTTAGAACATCtacatctttatttttatgtgatacatttgaatttgatttttctaaagtatattatattaaattaatgttcTAAACTAAAGGTGgtctatcaaatattttatgaaaattagaTATCAACAACTATAATAATTAACGTTTTTTATATGTAGAAATTAAACACGCTACTAAAGAATTTATAACACTCAcatattttacttaaataattGAGCTAGATCCTCttgatatataataattaatattttttgtgaatgttttttacataataattattatctaaCACATATAATAtggtaacaaaaaataatcaaattaaatattttctctttacttgattattcaataaaattttgaatttagttATTGCATTAAgttttaatttagattaaatataaaaaaatatttattcataaccaataaaatatttaattaattaaaaaaatatttaatatttttaaaaataataatttaaatgtccatactttaatattataattcatgcttcatattaataatataaaaaaatttattaaatattaaatgatacttttctCTTCAGTGGATTATTcgataaaattttgaatttaattaatgtatattttttaattcacataaaatataataaattatttattctttgtaaataaataataataattaattaaaaaaactataatatttaaaaaaattaaatgcctatatttaaatattttaattaatgtttcttattattgatataaaaaaatttagtaaatatttttaaatttatatattccatttttttaatgagtGTACATTGAACTTGCACTTAAAAATACTCACATCTATTAATGTGCTTATTAGTGTAATCaagatataaagataaaatcaacCGGCAATCACTTTAAGTATTACTTGTCTAATTTTCATTAGACAACATTTTGAGTTCTAATAATctgaataattttgtttttagtttaatGTGGACGGAttgtaaaacaattttacacTATAGACttacaaacaaattaaagttgatataattttgagataattattataaatttaataaacttattataaataattatttttttaccaaattagatgattttataaattatatatcaaactagttggttaaaaaaattatttattaaaaataaatgattttgacttttgacatttgttataattatattcaatgtaaaaacataatttttataatcgatgtaaaattttacttttttacatCAGTTATAACTATTATTGATGtacaaaaatt is a window encoding:
- the LOC102666317 gene encoding uncharacterized protein, producing MASSDKANAMRRFQRKRNLESIFQLFKLFAVILLFSHLFSFFPNITLQTFPHLYHFFIPLFRNSFYAFLLLNAIILLLFALSNKHNNNVGASEDVYHEFLNHNKSRLIVTASQDQLSRTVDSSDKKITTTNFDPSSSPVFEETVRAVTETVSVSEKKCYRRVQSERYERRMVVAPLQGQLRSVEQLSKDEFNRAVEEFIAMHKRMQKEEHIGSLETGYLACTPSN